Below is a window of Callospermophilus lateralis isolate mCalLat2 chromosome 9, mCalLat2.hap1, whole genome shotgun sequence DNA.
CATTTGGAAAGAGCCCCTACTCCTGGGTGCCCTGACAAGGTAGCCCCTCTCCCTGGTCCAGCCCATGCTGGCCCGCAGCCTCAGCATTTTCCTCCATGACATACTGTGCCGTCGGTGCCATTTTCCTGTGTGACAGTGGGAGACAACCTGGTCGCCAGCACAGAGTGATATGAAGTGGCCCCCCAGGAAGGATTCTGCCCTAGGCCCAGGGCTtgtctgtgctgttccaccagaaGGATGGGTGTAGGATGAGTGGAGGGGCTGTAATGTGCCTGGCTCGTGGTAGCTCCCTTTGCTGTGGCCAGTGGTGGTGGCAGAGGGGCCAGTTTCCTCCTCTACATGGCACACCTAATCTCTGGCTTGTCCTGCAAAGCTCCTTCCAGCTCTGCAGCCCTGTGTGCATCACTTCCTGTGAGAAGTGATCTTCTGAGTGAACTACAGTTCCCAGAATGCTCCTGGACCTAGCACCCACATCCCGCAGCGCCTCCACAGCCAGGTGCAGACATTTCCTGGTAGTTGGCAGAAAACAACCTTGAGGAACCTTGCTGGTGTGCTGGTGTGCTGGAGTGCTAAACACTTGGGAATGGGTAAGCCTGCTTTCAATGTCTTGGGCTAGCAAATGAAAGTTTAAATTTCTtgtacaaaatttaaaatttttatttttgcattttggttagattttaatagaagaaaaatgagaTCAGAAAAAAATGCATAGAAAAGCCTGCCTGATTTATTTGAGGAGTTAAAAGTTGCAAATCCGTTAGGTCTCATTCATCatgcttttgtttcatttttttaaaaatatttatttagttgtagatgaacacagagtatctttatttatttttatgtggttttgaggattgaacccagtgcctcacacatgcgaggcaagcactttaccactgaactacagcctcagccccaacttctgtttcattttaaagtttatttttctcaCCAAGTCTGATCATGCTCACAACTCTCGAGCACACAGTTCGACAAACTTCAGGCTCCAGTGTCCTCACCACCAACCCAGGCCTCATTGAGAGCAAGGCTGAGGGGCAGTGGCCAGGACACAGGAAGTGAGGGGTGGGTAGGGGACCAAGGACCCAGGCCCCAGGTGTCCAGGGCACTGTTGGGCAAGGTGTGACTGTCCCCGCCCAGCCTTCTGTTGGTGTCCACATCAAGGCCATTACGAGCAGAGGCTGGGAGGGCAATGAAGGTGAGGCGTGGTCTGCAGTGTCCTACTGCGACCCTCAGGGCCCTGAGAAGCCTGTGCCTTCTGGACTTCAGCCTTGCCTGCCTGCCTTGTCCATCGGCCACGTCCAGGTGCTGCAGCCATGGGTCTCCAGCCAGTGCCCCCTGTATGCACCTTGCCCACCTGTTCCTGCTGCCAGTCTGTGCAGGCAGCCACTGTCACTTTCCTACGGCCTGCCTCTGGGAGCCTCCCTGATCAAGGCGCAGTACAAGTGTTCCCCTTGCTCTGATTCTGTCCTGCTGGCCCCAGGCTTCCAACCTGCAGCTTCCCACCTCTCCCCTCCAGTTTTCTCCCCACCTGAGCCCCCAGGCACAGCCCTATCTGAGAAGGTCTCATTCAGACCTGGCCACCCGGTGTCACAGAGCTCAGAAGGGACAGAGTGCAACCCTGCTCTCACCCAGGGGGCAGTACACTGCCCTGCCTCACTCCACCAGCCCCGTGGATTGACTGGGCACCAAGCAGCTTATAGGCCTGGGAAGCCTGGCTTCTGACAGCCCTGCCCAGCTAAGGCCTCGCCATGCCCACAAGATCCCCAGGCCGTGTCACACAGTTCCCCTCCCTCCCAGGCCCACTACCCTCCACCCTCTGTAGGCTCTGCGTCTCTTCCGTCTCCCTAAGATACCTCATGGGTATGCCGAGTCCTCTTGTGAGCTTTTGCCTAGCACTTAGGAGGGCTGCAGCAGAAACTCCTGGGCTCTTTTCCCTTCTAGACCAGAGTATTATAGACAAGTCTGCCTCTAGGGGCACAAGGCACAGAATCCCAGCTGAGATCGTCCAGACTGAGTGTTCTCCCCAGCTGCCGCTGCCAGGTTTTCATAGGTATCCCCTGGCAAGTGCTGGGATCTGTCACACTTGCTCAGTTGGATAGGTAACAGCTGGATGGATGACAGTACTGGTAACCTAACGCCTCCCTCCAGGGCCAGCACCCCTAGGCACGGGCGGGTGACGGTGGGCACAGGCCTGCTGTTGCCTGGAACCCACTGCCTGTGTACCTCCACGACTCAACACCACCCTCTCAGACATGGCTGGGGCAGTGCAGGCTTCTCTCGATCCTCAGGAGCCACTGGTCAGGACATGGGATTTTGGGGTGaccaccacctttcttacctaccagggaggagggtggggaggggcagCATCTGACATGGGCCACACTGCAGCCAGTGGGTACTACTGGCCCTGACTGGGGCTCCAGGCCACCTCACCTGCCTGTGTCGTGAGACCAAGCTCCTCGGGCTCATGAACAGGATAGTCAGGGATAAGGGCGTGTGGTCCACACCACAGCAGGAGCTCTGTTTTAGTATGGAAATattctttagaaatattttatcccAAAATCAATGTTTCTGGCTTTTCCTAAAATCAGAAGATTGGAGCAGTACCTGGCCTCGGTCTGGGCATGGCACTGGCACCTGGTTACTGGGCCCTTGGGCCCTGGATGCCCAGTGGCCCTTCAGCATAGATGGGAGACTGATTTCAGCTGTCTGCTATAAGACCTATCTTCCATAGGTGACTGCCAGTGGTCCAGGCCCTGGGTGCGGGGGCTCTTCTGGCTCTTGTCCAGCACCAGTATGTGTCTTGCATTGAGCATGTCTCAGTGGACCACACCTTTCTGGTGCCTGTGCGTGGCATCTGCCACCCTGTTGGACCATTAGGTCTGTGGCCTCTGCCTCTCAGTGTGGCTGGGTCCACCTTGGGTCTTCTGTGTGGAGAAGCCCCACCATGCCCCCACAGTGTAGCCCGGCCAGTGCAGAGTGTGCTCGGTCTGGTTGCTTGCCCAGCATCTCGCTCCTTGCTGTGGCCTGGCTGTGTTGTCTGCACACCGTGTCCACTCACCTCTTGTCAGGCAGGGAGACAGTTGCCTGTGCTGTGATGAGCTCTTGCTCCTGGCTGTGGTGAGGAAACGTGGTTCTTGTTCTTCTGTCCTGTGCCTAAGAGCAGGGTTGCTGCTCTGCACTCCACTGTGGGCCAGTTTGCCTTCTGTTTCTGAATTCTCCTGGGTGCTGTCCCGGGACCTGATAGGTGGTGTTTCATGTTGGTTTTCCTCCTCTTTCCCTGTCTTCTCCTAGCCTGTGGCTCGCCTGTGTTTTCTTCCCTGAGTTCTGCACTTAGGGTGAATGGTCTTTCTTCACTGTGAGCCAGACTCGGCGTGTACACCTGTagtgattctggaggctgaggccaactggggaaacttagcaagaccccgtctcaGAATGTGAATAGACAAACCAGGGGTGGCACACCCATTGCTCCAAGGGCCCAGGACAGCTCTGTGTCTGTGGCCAGTGGCTTACCTTGCACCTCAGCAGATATGGAGCCTCCCTGGCCTCTCTTCTTGGCAGCCTGGAGGGCCACAAGGGCTGCTCCCCAGCCGCCTGCCCACTCTCTGTTTTCAAAAGCCAGTGTGCATCTCGTGCTCTCTGTCTCCCTCGCCCTGTCTTTGAGGACTGCCCTCCAGGCTTTAAGAACAGGCCTCCTTCGGGCCTCCTCGGATCAGCTGCAGTGCCTGCTGGTAGAAGTATCCTGTTGCCTAGTGCTGGGTCAGGTGTGAGTGTGCCCTCTCTGGAGGGGCTGAAATGAGGGCAGCTGGGTGGGTTTCTTACCTGGGGAGAGGGTGGCTTCTGGGTCTGGGGAGGGCAGAGTTGTGCCCCCAAAAGCGTGGGTTCAGATGTCCCATTATTGAGTGGTGTAGTCCCTCCAGGCCAGTGGCCCCAGTCCTGCCTCCTGAGTAGCATCCAGCTCTATTGCTGCCACTGAGCATTTCCCCACCAGGGGGCAGCTGTGGCTCATCCCAGGCCCTGGTCTGCTGGTCCACAGGACTGGCTTTCGTGTGCCAGGGTCAAGTGTGTGACCAGGGCTGGACAGGTACTTCCTGAGCAGTCAGGAACATGCAGGACTTTCCCTAAGAGGGCAGGCACGCTGTACTGGACATGGTTGCTGCTAGCTCATGCTGACCTCTGCAGAAGGCCACAGCAGGGCACCTGTGCCTCCCTCCCTGGAAGGCTCGGGTGTGTTGGGGGTTGAGGCTGCAGATCACCAGTCGAGGAGCAGCAGGTCAGATTCTGGAGCCCTGGACTGATTCTCAGGCAGAACAGCCCCCATCCATTCCCCTGACCCCGGGCTGCTGAGTTGGCCAGGCCTGAACCGGCCCCTGCCTGGGCTCTAGCCCAGGGCCAGGTCAGCTGGTGAGAGCCACAGGCAGGGCTTTGACATCAGCCTGTCCAGAACAGGGTCTCGTGAAGTGGGCCCTACTTGGTGCAGAGGCAGGGTGGGCTGTGACAGCAGCTCTGACAGTCACCCCATGTGTGGCACTCATGGGCCAGAGCCTGGAAGGCCTGAGGTGTGAGGAGGACACTCCGTCTCAGTGCTGAGCCTGAGAAACTCGGGATTGAGCTTCTTCAAAGCCACAAATGTTGGCCTGAACACCAGGCCCAGGCTGCCTCGGATGCTGGTTGACAGCGCTGGGCCTGCAGCCTGTCCTCGGTCTGTATCTCTGGCATTCATGATGGCAGCTCATTGTCCAGGGGCTCAGGCCAGAACCCTCAGGGCCACTCTGTGTCACACGTCTAAGCTGTCAATAGCTGCTGCTCTGACCTCCGGGGATCCTAAGTTTATCTTTCCTCTACCTCCCCTACTGCCACTCAAGGCTCCTGGCAGAGCTGGCCTGGAGGACATCACAGGTGCTTGCCTTGGCTGTAGGTGGGTGGGGTCAGCCCAGCCCCCACATTTCTGCTGCTCCCTGGTGTTGTGTTCCAGCCTCCAAGCATAGGCCCTGGGAAGGCAGGGTCCACACTGGGGAAAGTGTCCTGGCTCACTGGAGGCAGCCCCAACAGGCAGTGAGAGGTAGGGGACATAGAGGCACTTCACCCAGCTGACCTAGGGTCACTCGAAGCCAATCtgtccccaccaccaccatcccatctctgcccccccccccgcaaGCCTCTCAGCCCAGCTAAGGTGCTGCTTGATGATGCACAATGGGGAAGACCTAGAGCCTGCTCCATAGGCTAGTCAGCCTCACCTTCCAGCCCCACACCCTGTACTCTTTACCTTGCCCTGCCCGGCCTCTCACCCCTGCGCTCCATCTCCAGGTCCTTGCCCAGGGTCCTTGATCCCGTGTGGGAGCTGCTATCCACCCTTGTTGGGAACCTGGGGGGCCTCTGACCCTTCCCTGGACACCCAGGCTCCTCTGGGTTCTGTTTTCTATGGTCACTCAAGAGGTTCTGACAATGGGTCTTGCACATGACATGTGCTGGTGCTCAGCTGTACCTGTCTGAGCCATGCTCTTGGCAATGTGTGCATTTTCCCTGTAAGCCCAGCAAGGTGTATAGGAGGATGCCACTTATTCTGCTGTTCTTCTGTCCTCAGAGCCTCCCAAGATGAACCCAGTGGTGGAGCCGCTGTCTTGGATGCTGGGTACCTGGCTGTCTGACCCTCCGGGAGCTGGGACCTTTCCAACCCTGCAGCCCTTCCAGTACCTGGAAGAGGTGCACATCTCCCATGTGGGCCAACCCATGTTGAACTTCTCGTAAGTCCTCCACTATAGGCTCCTGAGTCTGGGCTGATCCAAAACAGAGACACCAGCAGGAAGGTACAGCAGAACCTGGTAGCCTCTTGGCTTCCGGAACCTGGTGGCCGAGGCAGGAGTGGCGGGATGGTCTCTCTGGTCCCGTCACGTATATAAAGATGTTAGGCAGACCACAGAATCGTAGGCTTGTTAACCAAGCATGGAGCAAGAGCTTGTTTAAATCTGATTTCAAGCTGAATTCCCGTGTGGAAGTTAGTCACCCCAGTATTGCTGAGAACAAGGGGTgtggctttccttcatatttaccCATGAGCTAGTTAAGGATCGAAGAATCTATTAGTACTGTGGTTCTCAGAGTCTCTGCCTGCAGGAAAGCAGAGATCCTGAGGTCCTCAGCTGTGTCCCATGACACACTCACTGGGAGAACACTTCTGTTCTGGGGGCAGAGTGCTCCCATGGTCTCAGAAATGAGGAGGGAGCTGCGcacctcctcctgcctctgctgtcTGTTGGCAGTGGCAGTGAGTCGGCCTGGCGCACTGGGCCTCTTCTGAGGTGCTCAGGACCAGACCTGTTCCAGCTGCATAGTGTTAGATTAGGCACGTGTGCACAGACTTCCGGTTGCACACGCTGATCTTGAAATAGAAATCTGGAGTGCTCCACAAGTTAAGCACTCCTGAGCCCTGACGTCATGCCGTTTTGAGTTTCAGATTTTAGGAGCTCCACTTGTATTTGTGTAACACCTCCAGTCTTGGAGGGATTTAGAAGGTCACACCGGGCTCAGGGATCCTCCTACCTCGGCCTCCTAGGCAGCTGGACACAGGCACCATCTGTGCCCAGATGTGGTGTTCTAGATTGAGCAGACAGGGCCTATGAACAGAGTGGGTATCTGAGAACCAGAATGGGTGTCTGCGTCAGCCTTGCCTCGCTGTGACCAGAAGACCCCATGGCACTTAGAGGAGGGCAGGTCCACAAATGGCCTTCTCCTGGGCCCGAGGTGAGGCAGTATTCATGAGGAAAGCTCCCATGGAGCTAGGTACAGCTCAGCAGAGGGAGGTTCTGGAGCTGCCTCCAGCACCCATGGGTGCTTGGGCAGCACTGTGCAGGAGGTGGgtgaccaagaagcagagagatggGGGGTGGGGCACAGGGAGGACACACCTTCCAGGGCAGCCATGCCCACCTTCCACAGTCCCCTCAGCCAGCCATTCACACAGGGTGGACAGACCAGGGGACAGTGGGATTTTGGGTGATACAGGTGATGCAGACCAGTGTCATTGCTGGGTTCCGTTCGCGACTGAAACACTCATGGGTCACTCTAGTTAAACTGGTTAACTAGGCTGTGtaaaaccacacaagagacacaaatacctttttctttggggtcactgtgacggctcctctgaccttaaggtctccaggaaaagagagagagcatgcgctgaccccttttattgaggaaaagctattcaaatgaggcaaggggtcaggtttcaaggggctaaatctatcttcatgatgtccactgtcagtagGTTGATGACATCTAGGTAGGCCACACGCaatggcacagtaagagaaggggacacacacaaggcacttccatggaacattccatcctaacagggcaaggggttatattacaaaggagcaggtgagcatagctccacccatggggctgtaacaAGATACCCATGCATGAGACACCATCCCTCAAACCCAAGAAGaggggggaaagctctgccacatttctgtgactgagcgcctcagtaccctgccggggagtgtgactcagtcacatgtaaggttggtctcccacatgtCATTAGTCTCTTTAAGCTATGGCCTGCAGCCAGAGGGCTAGAGAGTCCACCTTGTAACTAGCATGAAAGAACAATGGGATGGGATCTAGTGTGAACACAGTGCTAGACATGCACGTCCCCTAGACTCAACAATGCCTCTCTCTGAGCAGAGGCCCCAGGCAAGGTGCAGCTGCTGACCCTGACCTGGTAGAAGTTCACCTGTGAGAGTCGTGCACAGACTCCCTGGAGATGTAGAGGGAGGTGGTTTTCAGGCTGTGGGCACATGCCCCGTGGGAGCCATGGACCCTCTTCCTTGTGCTCCTGGGCCTGCTACAGGGGCACATgctggctagggaccgtgccccAGCCCAGTGCCTGCTATGTCTCTACCGTACAAACCACTGGACTTGGGCTAGGTATAGCTCAACAGACGGAGGTCCTGGAGCTGCCCCCAGCATCCATAGGTGCTTGGGCAGCACTGTGCAGGAGGTGGGTGACCAGTAGGCTTGGGGAACAGAGCACCAGGGGTGGACATGAAAGAGCCAAGTCCTTGAGTGGTAGAGGTGGCAGATTCCAAGCGCCACTTCCATCTCAGGTGAGACTGGCTGCTGTGGCCATGGCCTCTCTGGGGTGGCTTCACATCTGGGTGTGGGCGCTGGCAAGCCCAGTGCCTGCCTGACATCTCGATTTCCCTCCAGGTTCAACTCCTTCCACCCTGACACGCGCAAACCCATGCACAGAGAGTGTGGCTTTATCCGCCTCAAGCCCGACACCAACAAGGTGGCCTTCATCAGTGCCCAGAACACAGGTACTGCCCACACCCAGCAGAGCAGGGGCCAGGGCCACAGAGCTCGCTGGCCAGAGGCGTGGCGGGCAGGGCTCGCAGATGCCCTCCCCAGCATCCTTGCTTGGggacagtggaggcatggtgtacatgtGAGCTGCCGCCTGGAGGTGCCAGCTGAGGAGCAGGGCTCCGCGAGGGCAGGCAGGTTTGTGGCAGGGTCCTTTCCTGAAGGCAGGCTTGCCCCGGCATGAGTTCCTTCTGAAGTAGTTCACCAGCCACACCATTACTTAGAAGACTGCCACGTGTCCTGGCCCATGCCTGAAATCCCTATGactcgggagcctgaggcaggagatcggaagttcaagaccagcctcagcaacttaggttttaagctgtggtattcaatctccagtaccaaaaaagaaaaggaaattaccCTCATTTAGCTTGCATAGCTGTTGACCTTACCTACTTGCCCAAAAGCTGCTCAATTTGGGTGTTCAGGAAGCACCCAGCCTGGAGCGGAGCTGCCCAGGCACTGGTGGGAATGGCAACTGAGGAAGTCAGAGGGTGTGTCCACCACACAGTGCTCCAGCCAGGGGTTCTGGTAGGAAGGCTGGGTCCAGGGCACCTCTGTAGAAGCCAGCCCCCCAAGCACTGGTCCTGGGCCCTAACACATTCAAAACCCGGAAGGCCATGTGCAGGCCAGAGGGGCCTTGCACTGGAAGGCTCAGAGGCCAGCCTCCTGGTGAGGGGAGGAAGACCCAGAGGCCAACCTTCTAGTGGGGGAGAGGCTCAGAGGCCAACCTCCTAGTGGAGAAAAGGCTCAGGGGCCAACCTCCTGGTGGGGGGGTTCAGAGGCCAGCCTCTTGGTGGGGGTGTTCAGAGACAGCTTCCTGGTAGGGGGAGGCTGCAGCTGAGCTCCACCCCCTGCAGGCGTCGTGGAGGTGGAGGAGGGTGAGGTGAATGGGCAGGAGCTGTGCATCGCATCCCACTCCATCGCCAGGATCTCCTTCGCCAAGGAGCCCCACGTGGAGCAGGTAAGTCCGCCTTTCCCGCGGTCTGTGGTGTGTGTGGGGCTGGGTTGCCTCCCCCAGGCGACCTTCTGTGCCTTCTCACTCCTCCCTATCTGGTGTGTAGGTGGTTGGTGGTCCAGGCTGCTGCCCCTCGTGATCACCCTTGTGTTGCTGGGTCAGAGGACACATGTGCTCTACGTTTTGGTGGAGGTTGGCCTGCCCCTCCTCGTGGGCACTCTTCCTGTGTGTTGCTGTCCCCAGTCCCTTTGAGTGTGACAGCACTGTTCACTTTTGAGCCCAGCATTGGAGGGAGAGGGCTCGCCTCCTGGTGGGGCCGCAGCAACTCTGCTGGTGTGTTGCCTCCGCTTTGCCTAGGGCTCTGCctgggcggctctgctctgcctgggCTCTGCTCTGCCTGGGCGGCTCTGCCTGGGCTCTGCTCTGCCTGGGCTCTGCTCTGCCTGGGCTCTGCTCTGTCTGGGCTCTGCTCTGTCTGGGCTCTGCTCTGTCTGGCTGGATGGTGGCGGAAGCTCCCCTGCAGCCCTCCCT
It encodes the following:
- the Thap4 gene encoding peroxynitrite isomerase THAP4 isoform X4 is translated as MEPPKMNPVVEPLSWMLGTWLSDPPGAGTFPTLQPFQYLEEVHISHVGQPMLNFSFNSFHPDTRKPMHRECGFIRLKPDTNKVAFISAQNTGVVEVEEGEVNGQELCIASHSIARISFAKEPHVEQITRKFRLNSEGKLEQTVSMATTTQPLTQHLHVTYKKVTL